GGCAGCGGAAAAAGACTGCTGGAGGCGAGGGCGAGGAGGATGACGATGCCGGAGACCGCTATATTTCAAGATTGAAAACATGTCTAGAAAGAGTTGAAACAGAGATGATATTTCATTTTTGGTGGGTGCATGATTGGGTCTTCAATGGAGGTCGTTTGGGTGGAATCGACAGCGTGGGTGGGAGTGGGTTATGGGTGGAGGCGCGGCAGCGACagtcaatgttctaaaactcgaTACTCGGTACTCGCTCGGCCGGCCACCCTGTACCTTGTAGGCCGAGTACTCGGCAATTACTCGATGATTACTCGGCGAGTAGAAATtacttggaatttttttttatatgttccctaaatgatattcataatgcataatgagaagttcaatgttcataattcaaaccaaatgaaactaagtacaaaattactagTCCATTGCAAAGCttaacgttcaaaccaaatgaaaccagatacgaaattaatagtcaattacaaagttcaacgttcaaaccaaataaaacgAAGTACGAAATTAGTAGTCAATTATTCctcgaagaagaagaggaacagCAGCagtagcttgattggtgtgttcaCTCGATTAGGGCAAGTATAAAACTATACTGAAATTACACTAACGACCcttcaaatttaacatattatgtattttaccccatttttcagttttttttcgattttctccCCACTTCCGAGTAATCTCGTTTTACCAAGTAATCGGTACTTGCCGAGTAATGCCGAGTAATCGGCTGGCCGAGTAATTCCACTGAGTAGCCCTAACTCTACTCGGCTAGGCACCGAGTACCGAGTACTCGTCCAGTAtttccgagttttagaacactggcgACAGTAGAGGTAGGAGGAGAGGATGAGGGTGGACCGACACGGGTGACGGGGCGATGACATTGTGGTGGGTGGAGGCCCGGAGGGTTTGTCACCGGAGGTGAATTTGATGgtgcgcctctctctctctctctctctctctctctctctctctctctctctcccccacgTATATGAACCAGAATGGGGGTgggaaaaattgattttttagtttttaaaaaaaaatttgggcttTTGCTAACATTGCATGGGGACCCACTGCCACGTCAACAGGCATGGGTTAGGTCATGGGTTGGTTTCATGGTCTGTAGACTCATTGAAATAGAAAATACCTAGTAACCCACCGCGCTAAGCAAAAGCTAACcattttgggagaaaaatagtGGACATATGCAAAGGGCTGTCCACCTTCGACCACCCACttcctttttgcttttttgtttaCCGGTCTTGTAAGCTAATCTCGAATTTATTTAGATGATCACATCGTTCATGTATAAAACTTGCTTACCAGATCGTCCTTGACAAATAATTTcatgatttgaattttttttttctagcttGACATATTAGAAATTTTGAAGTATATCAAATCATTTTGTGTTTATGTTTGATAAAGTATAAATTGATAATTCATATGAATAATCATCTCAATGAACTTTAAGCAATGAacaatttaaaattattaagcTGGGCGAAAGATTATCGAAGTAAGAAAATTTGGCTTGCCACTTCTGCGTAACTAttggagtatttatttatttattgaattatttggctcgtttttcttaaaataatttattaagaGTTccagtaaaaaatcaactcgatagaatatcggtaagggctttttcagaaatcgtaGGGCGAATCGGTCCGTTTCGCTTTACGATTTCTAAAGAAATTCTTACCGATATTCGATACAGCTGATTTATTATAGAGACCcttaaaaaatactttaaaaataatgagtggTTCGGATCATCTTTGAGGGACCCGAGTTGGGCCCCACAGAAATgtatgtgcacaatctgtgcaaaATAGTCTGTGCAAGTAGCACGGCTCCCATAAAAAATTGCATCGAGAGTAAAAATTGTAGAGCATCAGTAATGGATTCggtatatttgtgtgtgtgtgtgttaaaatGTGTATTAGGAATAAAATGTTtgttagaataaaaaatgagtcTTACAAATGTGTATAAAGAGTAGTGGACATTTATGTTTTATAGTTAGAGTTTGAATTTATAGAGATGAGACTCACTTATTGTTTGCTAGCATCTTCGCCAAACTTGGCACATATACTAGCATGCTACAAGATTTACCGCACTCTAACACATAAACTAACTAGCGTTTGTGCCCATTCAATGCATGGGATAAAAAATCAAACAGGCACAACGCTAGTCAGTGGCGGACACGGAAATTTGACATAGCGGGGGCACCAGTTTTCTTTGTAACAATAATATATGAGTTACAGTTAAAcacattcacacaaaaaaaattagcattcatgataaagTATATATGTACTTTAATAACCAACTACTTAGGCAAATTTGCACACCTTGACTAtttgttaaaacaaaattatcatatgttcatcatctattttcctATTATTAACTCTATGAATACAAATTTCGGAGACCAAAAGTGTATAAATGCAATGTGCGAATTCATATTGATCAGACATATTGGGAGAGTGGGGAAAACCTTGGTTCTGGCTATGGGAGGATGGAtttctgttttttcatttttcctccCAAGTGCGGAATATTTTCTAGTGTcaagcttttggaaaaaaaaacaaaaaaaacttagggGAGTGGGGGAAGATTCGAACTCACACTCTTGTTCACAAAGCCAACATTTTACCATTGCACCGAATATTACTTAGTTGCACGTATTttacatataatatatatatatatatatatacacacacaaaatcgaaaaaaaaatttaaaagaaaaaaggctatgggggcacgtgaccccacgtgccccaAGGTGGGTTCGCCCTTGACGCTAGtgataaaaaagataatttaatatttttcgGTCCCGAGTTCGATGCACGCTAGCATTAGTCTCATTTTATGCACTGAAAGGACATGTATggtgaaaaatgaatttgaagtACCGCGTGATGGTACCCTACTGAGGCATAGAATAGTTTTTCCTCCATATTCAACacccaagtctctctctctctctctctctctctctctctctctctctctctctctctctctctctctttattttttataaacaaaaaaaaataaaaaatatagaaaattaggATTAAAAACTTTAGAAGCTTTTGAAGAAAAAACACATATGCTAATATTAggaaaatgtgaatttttttatccTATGCATTGAACGAGCACAACGCTAGTTAATAGAaagatagtttaatatttttcgaTCCCTTTTTCGATGCACGCTAGCATTGGTCTTATTTTATCCATTAAAAGACATATGTGTGgtgaaaaatgaatttggggCACCACTTGACGATACTCCAGAAGTATAGAATGattttttctccatattcaaccccgcacgtctctctctctctctctctcgctctctgtctctctctctctctctctctctctctctctctctctctctctatatatatatatatatatatatatatattataaaatatatttttttgtttgctaagtCTTATTGTCTTAATACACATAattaaaatactactccctccgtccctaattaactgtccactttcactttttccaaattttttaaaatgagttatatcttttaatttatactatttttcataattttcaaaattttgtctaatagaatcaatcgagatctatcaaacaagatccatattgcatataaaaaatattatactttggaagatataaatgattttttaaaatgtccggAATAGTAACATGGACAGTTAATTAGGGACGGGGGAGTAGTTACTAAACCCTTTGTGGATGTGAAACTCTTTGAAGTAGTTTCCATTTCTTAGGTTTCTCTGCCCCTCTCTCTAGAACCAAAGGCAAAAAACGAGAAGTTGGGTTTTCTCCGCCCGGGGGGGAGGCGGCGCCCCCCCTCCTCTTCTCCTCCATCTTTCTCTACCTCTCTACCACCCTATCTCTACCTCTccgccttctccttctcctcctcttccGCTTCTTTTTAACCTCTTTTTCATTTATTCTTCAAATCTGATTGGCGTGGCATCGAGTTGGAGGTGATGGTGGTTTTCGGTGGTGGTGCTGGTCGTTTGATGGGTTTTGCTGGAGCTTGTGGCTGTCTACAGGTGGGTTCTTCCAGATTTGTCTTTTGCGTGTTGATTTTGGTCAACGGATCATCGTTGGGGTTTCTCGATCGCCAGAGAGCGGTTTTGGTTAGATTTGTTTCGTCTGGCAAGAATTCGTTTCCCTCGTCTTCTCCGGCTCTGATCTCTTTTTTTCCGACCCCCTTTCCGTGCTATGTGAGCTTGTTTCTCTTGTTTGTTAGCAGGCTTGTCGTTCCCGATTGGAGGTACTGCTGGGTCCTTTGATTTCGCTTAATGGCATGGATTCTCTCGGGTTCGGTGGAGCAATCGGCGTTGGCTCCCGCTGTGGCCGTCATTGGGCAGCTCGATTTTTGCCTAACGGCTTGGTGTAGCTTCCATGACTTGCTCTGGGTTCAGGCTTCTCTGTCGTGGGTGGCCTATGGAGGGGTGGTGATTATCGGTGGTGTtttccggtggtggtggtggctctATCTGAGGCGAGTGGCGGCGGCTTCTAGGGTTAGGTTCTGGATTTCTTTTGGATTGGGTTTTATTTGCTGTATCTAGGCttttggctttttggcttttgtgCTTATTGTTTATCTGGGCGTTTTGGGCCATTAGGTGTTGCATTGGGCTCCTCCCTTTGCTTTGTTTCCAACTTTTTGCTGGAAACTTTCCCCCTCCCCTTAATAAATTTTgcttcgccgttcaaaaaaaaaaaaaaaccctttgcGGATGCTCTAAACGACTAGAGTGCCCAGATTGTTTTCTTCCACTTTCTCAGTTTCTTTATGTCAAAGTAAAACATCTGTGTGTGCGCAGCAAattgtatttgaattttgaatgcCTTAAGAAGGAGTTAAGATGAAAGTGTTAGCATGGCTTTTCACGTATAGTGTGTTCTCTAAATGCTAGTTTTCGTTACTATTTTATAGGGGTGCTAAAGAAAACCATCCGAACCGCAaaattggtttgatttggtctGGACCGTCATATTTGGTCCGGTACTACGATTCATTGGTCttgttatggttccaaaaaagtAAGAACTATTAATTTTGGTTGGATTATTGGTTCTCAATGAAAGAACAGTGGTTAGAACTGAATCGTTTAGagctaatatatatatatatatatatatatatatatatatatgtgcgtGTAATAAAGTATGCATTTAGATTTGATAGGTTAGAGTGTCAAGTAGATAGGTTAGGAGTTGCTTTAGTGAGGGTAGAGTGTCAAGTATTTCGTGGACCATATTGAGTTTcgattcttaataaaatttctattattattttataagtTATTTGgtgctttaaatttttaaatttttgagttAATATTTTGTGATTAAGTGTTCGGATGCTAACTGGATAAAATCGGAACTGAACCAAAACTGGACAGGTCTttcggtttggttctggttaggttccatgcatatattggttaggttttaGTTCCTAATTTTCTAGAACCATTTGAAAATGGTCCGGTTACTGATTTTCGAAAGAACCGGACCAATCTGTACCGTGTGCACCcctactagtatttttttatattttttggattaatcatttatTCTCTTGACAAATAATATTTGAAAAACTTctgtttggaaattttttttttttctattgtttggttggaaaagAAAGACGAAAatacaaatttcaaatttagtaaatagtaaatttttcttttcttttcctttccatttctTAAGTTTCAAATGGAGTAGTGCTACTGGTACAGTAGCTGCTGTACAGCAGTTGCGTACAGATCTCTTTTGCACCCGCCTCGGgttccgcaaagatgatcggagccgctcattttattcaaaatatgtcgtttaaggtcctTGAAAAAAAtgacctcaatccgatatcgggaagggtgtttacgaatcatccaactttgcttcaaaatttggatgattcgtaaacacccttcccgatatcggattgaggtcaTTTTTTTCAGGGatcttaaacgacatattttgaacaaaatgagcggctccgatcatctttgcgggacccgaggcGGGAGCAAAGGGGATTTCTAcgcagctgctgtacagcagcagctgctgtaccagtagcatttttgtttcaaATGGAGCCTACAAAAGTTCAATGAAaagtaaataataaaaaatcaccAAGACGAAAATGTTGAGCAAAGAACGGTCGTCGGCCCCACGCACAACAAAAGAAATTGTCCAGTCTTGCACGTACCATCCCCACTACCAGAACACTTCCCCCATTCTTCGGGTTTCTTCAATAGATCATTCTGGAAGCCGCCTGCCTTCTTTCCACAACCCCAAAACCTACCCCACACAGAGCCGCGAACGAACCGAGCGGTTCACGACTCGGCTCGCTAAAAGCTCGTTCAAGCTTGACTCGTTCATAAACGAATGAGCTCGAGCTCCACTACCTAGCTCGTTtaacaaacgagccgagctcgagccaccTTGAACTCGCCTCGTATGAGCTTGCAAGCTgacctttatatatatatatatatatattcatacaCACTCAGACAAATGTTttaactttattattattattattattatttattactACAAAAAGGGTTATCATCCCCCAATCCTAATGTACAGCTGTCTAGCTACTAGCTAGAGCTTCTTATACACGAAGTGGCTAGGGAGCCCACGTATAACCTTAAGGGAAAGAGGTGCTTTTATAGTAAGAGAGATGTTACAACCATGTGTAAATTtaggtgtggttgtagaattttttttatagtaaagTGAATGCCTGAGTAGTCTAAAAACTCTCCATGTGGGATTAAAAGTGAAAGTGAAAAACTTCTTCAAACTCTATTACACAAGTCCCACatccaaaaaatgaagaagtGGTGCCCAAAGAATCCTCTACAAGTAGAGCCTCCAGACCATTACAGCAACAGACAACTTTTCTTGTGCTtaccgagccgagctcgagctgtgGTGCGATGTTTTGAGCTGAGCTTGAGCTAAGTTTGTgcagctcgagccgagctcgagttgtGTGAAACTCGGCttgactcggctcgtttgcaaccCGCCACACCTCgtatctctctcctttttagTACTAGTATGTAGGCTCTCCTTTTTAGTACTACTAGTACGTAGGCTCCGTTTCTAAACgtgaataagaacttattttttgcttattttttgtctaataataagaCATGTtctacaaaaaagaaataaataattttttttaagaagacaatttcaaactcaaaaatcatatatttacacaaataattttttttattaatatggattttgtttgatagatctcattgagatctttaatacggtacaaaaaaatttaaaaattattttttatttacattatttttgaatttaagaatgtgaaataaattatttattttagttctGTGGAacaactccttttttttttttttttagaaattctaaaatgagtacttatttttaaaaaaaatttctggaacggggccaaattcttttctttccttcgaGGCGACGCTTCAGAATCCCTTCCCCTGCTACCTAAGGGTGCTTCCGTCATTCAACACAATTGCAGTTAACTCCCCCACCTCCCTACAAAACCCTCCTCCTACTCCTACGCACActattcttgttttcttgagagagagagagagagagagagagagagagagcaatcaTCAATGGAGCGAGGCAATTACGGCAGAGGAGGCGGTGGGCGTGGGCGAGGCGGCGGAGTTAGAGGAGGGagaaatggtggtggtggtcgagGAGGCGATCAGAATCAACAACAGcaatatcatcatcatcagccGCAGTACCAAGGTGGGgcccgaggaggaggaggaggaaggggtAGTAGGGGTCCTCCTCCAAGTTACTTCGATTCTGCTTCTGCTTTTCCTGTCCAACAACCACCTGCTCAGGCGTGGGGTTTACGGCCTTGTGGTAATCAGGGTCCGTCGCCTGCTCAGGTGTGGAGTCCACGCCCTGGTGGTAATCAGCCACCGTCCGGTCAAGATTTGGGACGCGGGAGGCCGGAATCCGTTGGAGGAAGAGGGCCTTGGGGTGGAAGGGGGTGGGGCCCTGCTCCTGCTCCGGTGCCTTCTTCTACTACCACTCCTCCAACTCCTCTGAGATCCACTCAACCTCCTCCTCCTGGTATAGAATAGATCCCTAAAACCCCTTTGCGTTCGTCTCTATAGTATCccttaaatttgagtaaaaacttcatttGGCATGTGTGTTCGAATGGGTAAACCCAAACCTAAGCACAAACAGTGGAGGACCCAGAAAATCACAACGGTGGGGGCACATAATCTTTTGTAATCTTAgagaaaaaatttgtaaaaaaacaaatgacgCAAAGCTTAAATATTTAGTACCGAATAAAATTATATAATATGTATATTTACAAAAAGTTTCTACAATACATGTACTCCTCcatgttttcaataaaaaaaaaaaaaaatttctccttgacttttacacaaataaGATAAACTTCAAATACTACCTAGTTAAACGAAAAGCCTTATCAATGACAAAGTACAAGTACAAATAAGGCTACAAAATACAttaaaagccctaattttttcaatatagAAAGTTGTGATTTGTATCAAACCAAAATTGCAGCGGTGGGTTAGCTTGTTGTGGAACAATTCCTCTTTGAAATCTGAGGGATACAATCTAAAAGGATagcaaatacaaatacaaaaaaaaaaaaaacaaacctctGATTTGGGTTTTCATTAATGGCAATATTGTGAATTTAAAGGTGTGAAAGTTGCattaaaaaatttgagtaagggttTGAGTCTAACCAAATTTGAGTGGTATAGGTGTGGGTAAGGAATGGAGGAGGGTTTTGGGtgacttttactcaaatttgagtttgggtcaAGATTTGAGTAAGGAGTGGTGATGCTCTTAGTGCATGCAAATAATACTAGCAAATGTTGTTGTCATGTTAATTACGGCTTTCTTCTTCTGATTAGATGTAGTTATTTGATTGTTGTTTAACTGGGTTTTTTGTGCGGTGGTTTAAAGTGTTGATGCGCTTATTTATCTGTGCGCAAATAGAGAATGATTCGTTTAGGTTGGAGACTTGTAACGATGGTTTCAATTTCGTTGGGGTTTCTTTcttgaattgatttttattgTATTTCGTAGTATGTTGATCgttttgtttgggttttgttggtttgtaaAATTAAGGAATTAGAGGACTTGGTATAATTTGAGGGTTTGCTGGTTTATTATCTGATCAAATGCAATTGTTCGATTGCCTGTTTGGATTGGAGGATTTGATGATTAATGTAATAAATAAGAAAAGGGAGCGAAAAGAGTATGGACTAAAAAAAGCCTCATTCCATTTCTCGCCTAAAGTGCTGAGATTTGGTGACAACCGCTGATCAATCGTGTTATTTTCTCACCTGCGTTTCTAACTGATAGTAACTTATTCTGTGACTAGTTTTATATGGATGGGTTTTCTTTGTTGGTTCATGTTAATGATCCGGGTTAAGAAGAAGCTGATTTAGTTTCTTAGAAAGTCTGATGATTCATAATCACAGCCATGTCCTTTTGAATAGAATCATTTTGTTGGCTCTTGTGAGCATAGGCTTTTGAGTGCTAGTTATGGAGCTCTTTTGATCGTTTGGTTTTTATGACTACTTTAATTAGTTGGAAACTTGGCTTTCTATGCAGATCTTTCAGTTGTGAAAGATATGCAGTCATTGAGGTTATTGGAACAGTTGGCTGCACAATCTGTTTCAAGAACTAAGGAGAGCAATCTGCTTCCTGTGAAGCGACCTGACAGGGGCGGCACACTTGCCATCCAGCGCCCCAAACTTCTTGTCAACCATTTCCCAGTGCAATTCAATGCAAAGACGGTGATTACACATTATGATGTAGATATCAAATTCGAGGATCCTCCAAAGAAGGGCCGTTCTTCCAAAATCCACAAATCCCATCTTCGTATGATCAAGGATAAACTGTTCTCTGATGACCCTTCTCAATTTCCTCTGTTGAGCACTGCCTATGATGGTGAGAAGAACATATTCAGTGCAGTGGAACTTCCCACTGGTACATTCAAAGTGGAGTTTGCGATGGCGGAAGATATGAATAGTTGTTCTTACTCTGTTACTATAAAGGAGGTAAATAAGCTGCACTTTGGCAAGCTGAAGGATTACTTAAGTGGGGATGTCCTATCCATTCCTCGTGATATACTACAGGGTATGGATTTGGTAATGAAGGAGAATCCCTCTAGGTGTAGAATTCCTGTTGGTCGTAGCTTTTATCCCAAAACATTCAATAGAAGAGACGACCTCAATGGTGGAATTACAGCATCTAAAGGATTCCAACAAAGTCTAAAACCCACATCGCAGGGTCTTGCAATGTGTTTGGATTACTCAGTTTTGGCATTTCACAAGCGCTTGCCTGTTTTAGATTTCCTCAAGGAATATGGGGAATTCAAAGAGGTAAATGATGTGAACAAGTACAAAGAGCAGGTCACGGAAACACTGAAAGGGTTGAAAGTTACAGTAACTCATCGTGTTACCAAACAGAAATACACGGTTGCGGGGTTGACTGCTCCAACACGAGATTTGTCATTTGAAGTTGAGGATCCAGAGGGCAAGGCTCCgccaaagaaaatgaaacttGTTGACTATTTCAAGGAGAAGTATGGCAAGGAAATCATGCACAAAGGTATCCCGTGCTTagatttgggaaaaaataaCAGGCCAAATTATGTACCGATGGAATTCTGTGTCTTGGCAGAGGGGCAGAGGTACAACAAAGAGCAGCTTAGTAGAAATGGATCCATTTTGTTAAAGAACATGTCACTGGTTCCACCAAAGGACAGAATGAGCACGATCTATGAAATGGTGCGGGCTAATGATGGGCCATGTGGGTATGTTTTCATCTAGTGTATGTTTCCTGTTGCTTCTTGAAAGATATTTGCTTCTTCTACATGCTGTGGTTCGTCGATAGGTTTTGATGGATATGATACATCGATTTGGTGATGCAATGATGACCGGAATAGTTAATTCTCAGCAATCTCTGCATCAAGCTAGTTTGTTGGGGGTAGTTCAAATAAATTCGTCATACATCGTTtttatcctttcttttttctccataTCGTGAAGCTTAGTTGAAAGTGGATGTTTTTTTGGCCCCCGAATATGGTCTGGAGTAATAATTTCAGCACTTGAGTGTCTTTTGCAAAAAGCTAGTTTGTTGAGGATGCTTTAAATTGGTGTATTTCCTGCTGATTTTTGTCCTCAATTAAAATCCATGTTCTGAAGCTCTGCTTGAATCAAGATTCTTACTCTTCTCTAATCTGATTCTTATTTATCATTTGTTAATGAGGTCTTTTGGCCAAAGCaatctgtttatttttttaatccaccCAAAACTAATATGTTGAAGGTGGTTTAAATGATTTATTTCATGCTGATTTTTTATCCTCTCTTCTTTTATCCTTCATGCACTGGACCTGTGGTGCTTGTTGTGTTGACgtttgttttttccttgttttccaTTCACAAAATCTGGTATGTAATACTCTAGGACCTCTACATACTTGTCATTACTTGTGCTCCTCTAGTATTCTCATGGTCATAGTGGTAgcaaaagaaatatttgaagACTCTGGCTATTTTTGTCTTGATCACACGAGTTGATGAAACCATTGGCTAAATTTtgcatttattttattttcctaaaTTTAACTCTTTTTAATGGAGTTTCTTATTCATACTCATTACTCGTGCTCTACTATTTTTGTGCAAAGAATAatagaatttgaaaatgttATGAGATACTGCAATTTCTTTTGATCACTTACGAAACAGTTTCCTAAATTTGCTCTGAAGCAGTAGTTATGGAAATGCATTCTACTATTATCAATCTCCCTTGTATTTCATTATTGGTAACCTTACTATATGGTAGTTATGCTTGATGAGGCCCAAATATCATCGGTATTGGTTGACTTGACCAGCAAGCTCACATCTGACTTGTATTAAAAATGCACCATCACATTCTTTGAATCGGCAACCTTCCTTGTGTGCTTCAAATGTAGTGGGCTGGTGGCTGGCAAATATTCATTATGTTTTGGTTGCTTTTGCATATATCTTAACTTGATTtaatttactctcttttttggttAAATTACTGTCAGTGGGGATGTTGCTGAAAATTTTGGCATCCAAGTCATCAAGGACATGACAAAAGTGGAAGGGCGCGTCATTGGGCCACCGCTATTGAAGCTTGGCAACATGGAGGAAGTAAGACTTAACAACGAAAAACGCCAATGGAACCTTGTTAAGAGCTCAGTAGCAGAAGGCAAACCACTTGAGCGATGGGCTTTAATAGATTTCAGTTTTAGGGATCGCTTCCAACTGGatagtttgaattttgttgAGAAACTCAGAAACCGTTGTGGAAAGCTAGGGGTCCGTATGGAGCAACCCCTGGTTTGTCACTCAACTGACATGAGACCATTCTCTAACATCAATGAACTACGGAGACTTCTTCTGAGTGTTATTGCAAAGGCTGAAAGGGTAAACCGGGGTCGATTGCAAATGATT
The sequence above is a segment of the Rhododendron vialii isolate Sample 1 chromosome 13a, ASM3025357v1 genome. Coding sequences within it:
- the LOC131312922 gene encoding protein argonaute 2-like; protein product: MERGNYGRGGGGRGRGGGVRGGRNGGGGRGGDQNQQQQYHHHQPQYQGGARGGGGGRGSRGPPPSYFDSASAFPVQQPPAQAWGLRPCGNQGPSPAQVWSPRPGGNQPPSGQDLGRGRPESVGGRGPWGGRGWGPAPAPVPSSTTTPPTPLRSTQPPPPDLSVVKDMQSLRLLEQLAAQSVSRTKESNLLPVKRPDRGGTLAIQRPKLLVNHFPVQFNAKTVITHYDVDIKFEDPPKKGRSSKIHKSHLRMIKDKLFSDDPSQFPLLSTAYDGEKNIFSAVELPTGTFKVEFAMAEDMNSCSYSVTIKEVNKLHFGKLKDYLSGDVLSIPRDILQGMDLVMKENPSRCRIPVGRSFYPKTFNRRDDLNGGITASKGFQQSLKPTSQGLAMCLDYSVLAFHKRLPVLDFLKEYGEFKEVNDVNKYKEQVTETLKGLKVTVTHRVTKQKYTVAGLTAPTRDLSFEVEDPEGKAPPKKMKLVDYFKEKYGKEIMHKGIPCLDLGKNNRPNYVPMEFCVLAEGQRYNKEQLSRNGSILLKNMSLVPPKDRMSTIYEMVRANDGPCGGDVAENFGIQVIKDMTKVEGRVIGPPLLKLGNMEEVRLNNEKRQWNLVKSSVAEGKPLERWALIDFSFRDRFQLDSLNFVEKLRNRCGKLGVRMEQPLVCHSTDMRPFSNINELRRLLLSVIAKAERVNRGRLQMIVCVMTRVDPGYKYLKWLSETEIGIVTQCCLLKHANEGKDQYLANLSLKINAKLGGSNAELSKPLPRFEGEAHVMFVGADVNHPAARNTTCPSIAAVVATVNWPAANRYAARVCPQYHRKEKILNFGTMVLELIQTYELINKVKPQRIVVFRDGVSEGQFEMVLNEELFDMKKAIYAEDYRPTITLVVAQKRHQTRLFPETKDDGGSNGNVQPGTVVDIVITHPFEFDFYLCSHYGSLGTSKPTHYYVLWDEHRFTSDQLQRLIYELCFTFARCTKPVSLVPPVYYADLVAYRGRMFQEVSMELSPDSAASPSSSALTSLSSISSFDDSRFYKLHPELENIMFFV